The region GTTGATAGCTTAAACTCGACTGCTTCGAGGTTTCTGCAAACGTCGTATGAACTGCTGGGCAGACACGCTTTTGCCAAAATTGCTGTGGCTCACATGAAAAACAGAAGAGAAGGAACTGAActtagtattttataattatttgtgatgtgatttttatttatttcttaaattattaaactttcatGTTCAATATTACTTTGATACTCGCACCATTAAGTTTGTACTcagaataataaaagttatatttagttattattttgttttattgccaCTTAAACACATTCCTTCGTGGAAAATACTCATGATTTCCTTAATAATCTTTCTAGACAGATGAAGTTcagataaactattttttcatCTAAATTGTATTACATtgaatattaactattaagcTTCTTATATTCTTTGGACAATTTAGAAAAGGAGGTGttcttgattattttaataatcataaccatttttcaaatatttctgttttaatgaacaaaaataaaaaataggaaaagaaaatgtaaagtaattaacaatttttcattactGGACGTTTTCCTGcttccaaattttgaccacctattttggaaacaccttgtatatataaatgattataatccaataagaaattttacaaatttcttcAGTTTTTGTATTTACGCGCctcaaatttatagaattacgAGATTCCAGTTGCATTAAGttttgtaaaaagtaaatttttaaataaatattttaattgagatGAAAAGAATCGAGGGGTACAAAactgtttgttattaaatatatgttttaatgaattaaaaacaaataagaatTGCTGATTAGTTTTAATCCACTTTTATATTCAGTTCTAAAGTAtcagcaaaaaattaaaaatatttaatttaatttaatgtttatatgttcaaaattataattcaaagtaattttatataaacaaatatactaATGGTGGTTTatcaagatttattaaaaaatttgttatttttaattgaattgaattggacAAGAATGTTACAAAACTTGACTTGAACATTGTAATCATTACtgtataaacatataaataactgTATGTCACTAATATTtgcttgaaataataaaaagtataattggAAACGAAGTAGTGTTACCAAATGAATgcactaaattaatataattataattaacttaaaatagttatttttaattttccttaaCAAAGACTATTAAAACCGTATTAGCAAGACCGTCTTCCGCCGAAGTAGTGGTACCGTACGTCGCACAGCAATGGTACCTGCAGTCTGGCTAATGTTAAGTTCAAGGTACTCGGATGGCACCGTACTGGTGGGGCCAAAGTGGAATATTCACCCGTAATTATTGCACAGTCAGTCTGTGCTTATTTATCAGTGCACAGTAGACAAACTGgtactattttataatgttgggTACTTGCTTTTTGTGTTACGCCAGCATTGTTACCGTGCTACTGTTTTTGTATGTATTATTCGATGTTAACTACTTCATAAGATTGCTGGTTACGATTGGAGTTGGGAGGCTGTTtgagaaaaagaagaagattGAAGATACCACAACTGTATATGGTAACTGTACCTTTactaacataaatttttaagtattatttaagttgttgttatgttatatattaaaaaacaaattattacgtTGTATTTTATGGAAAAGTTCATTTTGGATTGTTTACCATTCACATTCTTCCTAATTAGAATATGCATAAGTTAGATCAAGGCGAGGTGACTTTTGAATTTGATGGTTATTTAATGGCTTaccataaatacaatttaattaaagccaATGATGACGTATGTTTTCTAAAtcaattggaaaaatcttagAGAGATGGTGAAATTTCTAACTGGAACTCAATTTGTGcagtttctgttttatttgcagcattaatttgtttgactTACATATGAATATTAAGTGGTTTCTAAATGCGAAAATACGATgtacttttctaattaaatgctTGTGTAATTCAATCCAAGATATTGAcacatattttgattaatggtTATTTGAGACGGAAAATCTATCCGTTTCCTTTGTCTACtactattagttttaattacgcTGCGCTGTGATTTATTATCCAAGCAGTCATTATTCCACTTCCTTAAAATTAGGAACTTGCTtgcttatttttgtttatttattttgttcaacgTTATCATCTACTTATACGTTCcagccattaaaaataattagccaattaacaaaaattaaatgcaccattaattttattttttattcaacaacaCCCACAaggtataattataaattgcatTATTGTTTATGTAGGCTTTTGCACCACACAAGATGTGGACATTTTCTTCAAGCATATGAACAACGCCAGATACGCCAGAGACTTAGATTTCGCCAGGTTCCACTTTTACGACAGAACCGGAATCTACGAGGAAATAGTGAAGGCTAAAGGACACGTCCTACAAACAGCTTCGAACATCAGATACAGAAGAACCATTCCCATTTTCCAGGCCTACAAAATCACCACGAAGGTAAATCCACCTCAACTTTATCcagattttgattaatatcgTCGTTCTTGCAGATTGTTCACTGGGACGAGAAGACGTTGTACATTGAGCAGCAATTCATCACGCTCAGCGACGGTTTTGTAAGGGCTGTGGTGTTGAGCAAACAAGGCACGATTAATTTGAACGTTCCTAAAATTATGGCCAAGCTGACTGGTAAAGATGAGTCGTATAGACCGCCAGTCTTACCGGAACTCGAGGATTGGTTGTCTTCCATGGAAAAATCCAGTAATAGGCTCAGAAAGAAAGACTGATCAACTAAATGttttgaatgtattttattggtgtttgtttttgttgtactttgtattaattttttatatttactgaaCTGAATAAATGTATGCTTTTGGAATTCTTTGTATGTACGTATGATGTTGGAGTGTGTAAAGGGTTTTATGTTTGTCATGAAACTGTTGGGTACGTGTTGAACAATGTGCAATTTAAATGCGTATAAATGAAACAATCCTATTTGgtctacaataatattttacaatgctATAAATAAGATAAGAAGAACAAATATTAGCAACCTGTATTATGtaacattaaagttaatattaatatgtattgcaaacaaaattattccaaGTAAACTCTCTCTCTCCAGATTGTGGTTACATTactgatttaatttcaaagaaacTTGATGAGAACTTCATTAAAAAGTTGGGcaaatgtatgtaaatgtaagtaaggataataaaaattggcaTTTATTAGTGCCATAATACCATGTAAATAAATCTTGTTTATCAAATTGTTACAAACGTCGTAGGTAAATCTCGCTG is a window of Aethina tumida isolate Nest 87 chromosome 7, icAetTumi1.1, whole genome shotgun sequence DNA encoding:
- the LOC109598390 gene encoding protein THEM6; the encoded protein is MLGTCFLCYASIVTVLLFLYVLFDVNYFIRLLVTIGVGRLFEKKKKIEDTTTVYGFCTTQDVDIFFKHMNNARYARDLDFARFHFYDRTGIYEEIVKAKGHVLQTASNIRYRRTIPIFQAYKITTKIVHWDEKTLYIEQQFITLSDGFVRAVVLSKQGTINLNVPKIMAKLTGKDESYRPPVLPELEDWLSSMEKSSNRLRKKD